Proteins encoded within one genomic window of Diceros bicornis minor isolate mBicDic1 chromosome X, mDicBic1.mat.cur, whole genome shotgun sequence:
- the ELK1 gene encoding ETS domain-containing protein Elk-1: MDPSVTLWQFLLQLLREQGNGHIISWTSRDGGEFKLVDAEEVARLWGLRKNKTNMNYDKLSRALRYYYDKNIIRKVSGQKFVYKFVSYPEVARCSTEDCPPQPEVSITSTVANVAPAAIHAIPGDTASGKPGTPKGAGMAGPGGLARSSRNEYMRSGLYSTFTIQSLQPQPQPQPPPHPRPASVLPNTAPAGAAMPPSGSRSTSPSPLEACLEAEEAGLPLQVILTPPEAPNPKSEELNVEPGLGRPLPPEVKVDGPKEELEAAVSGEAGFVPEGAKAGPEVPPTEGVPARLPPVVMETAAPVGGLAASTASNTEIAQPQKGRKPRDLELPLSSSLLGGPGPERTPGSGTGSGLQAPGPALTPSLLPTHTLTPVLLTPSSLPPSIHFWSTLSPIAPRSPAKLSFQFPSSGSAQVHIPSISVDGLSTPVVLSPGPQKP, translated from the exons ATGGACCCCTCTGTGACGCTGTGGCAGTTTCTGCTGCAGCTGCTGAGAGAGCAAGGCAATGGTCACATTATCTCCTGGACCTCCCGGGATGGCGGTGAGTTCAAGCTGGTGGATGCCGAGGAGGTGGCCCGGCTGTGGGGGCTACGCAAGAACAAGACCAACATGAATTATGACAAGCTCAGCCGGGCCTTGCGGTACTACTATGACAAG AACATCATCCGCAAAGTGAGTGGCCAGAAGTTCGTCTACAAGTTTGTGTCCTACCCCGAGGTCGCGAGGTGCTCCACTGAGGACTGCCCGCCCCAGCCTGAGGTGTCTATCACTTCCACTGTGGCAAATGTGGCCCCCGCTGCTATACATGCCATCCCCGGGGACACTGCTTCCGGGAAGCCAGGCACACCCAAGGGCGCTGGAATGGCAGGCCCAGGTGGCTTGGCACGCAGCAGCCGGAATGAGTACATGCGCTCAGGCCTCTATTCCACCTTCACCATCCAGTCCCTGCAGCCGCAGCCGCAGCCACAGCCGCCCCCTCATCCTCGGCCTGCCTCAGTGCTTCCCAACACTGCCCCTGCAGGAGCAGCAATGCCCCCCTCAGGGAGCAGGAGCACCAGTCCAAGCCCCTTGGAGGCCTGCCTGGAGGCTGAGGAGGCTGGCCTGCCTCTCCAG GTCATCCTGACCCCGCCTGAGGCCCCGAACCCTAAATCAGAAGAGCTGAATGTGGAGCCCGGGTTGGGCCGGCCACTCCCCCCAGAAGTGAAAGTGGATGGGCCCAAAGAAGAGTTGGAAGCCGCAGTCAGTGGGGAGGCGGGGTTTGTGCCGGAAGGTGCGAAGGCCGGGCCGGAAGTCCCTCCCACAGAGGGCGTGCCGGCCAGGCTGCCCCCGGTCGTCATGGAGACTGCGGCGCCGGTGGGCGGCCTCGCAGCTTCCACAGCTTCCAACACGGAGATTGCCCAGCCTCAGAAGGGCCGGAAGCCCCGAGACCTTGAGCTTCCACTCAGCTCGAGCCTGCTGGGTGGGCCGGGACCCGAACGGACTCCAGGATCGGGAACTGGCTCAGGTCTGCAGGCGCCAGGGCCTGCGCTGACGCCGTCCCTACTACCTACGCACACATTG ACCCCGGTGCTGCTGACGCCCAGCTCGCTGCCCCCCAGCATTCACTTCTGGAGCACCCTGAGTCCCATTGCACCCCGTAGTCCGGCCAAGCTCTCCTTCCAG TTTCCTTCCAGTGGCAGCGCCCAGGTGCACATCCCTTCCATCAGCGTGGATGGCCTTTCAACCCCCGTGGTGCTCTCCCCAGGGCCCCAGAAGCCATGA
- the UXT gene encoding protein UXT isoform X1, with amino-acid sequence MATPPKRRAVEATGEKVLRYEAFISDVLQRDLRKVLDHRDKVYEQLAKYLQLRNVIERLQEAKHSELYMQVDLGCNFFVDTVVPDTSRIYVALGYGFFLELTLAEALKFIDRKSNLLTEGLENYKACRISKRSLTIDFFLLPLTLKSLNAFESHGPSFPP; translated from the exons ATGGCGACGCCCCCTAAACGGCGGGCTGTGGAGGCCACGGGGGAGAAAGTGCTCCGCTATGAGGCCTTTATCTCTGACGTGCTGCAGCGGGACCTCCG AAAAGTGCTGGACCATCGTGACAAGGTATATGAGCAGCTGGCCAAATACCTTCAACTGAGAAATGTCATTGAGCGACTCCAG GAAGCGAAGCACTCGGAGTTATATATGCAGGTGGATTTGGGCTGTAACTTCTTTGTTGACACAGTGGT CCCAGACACTTCCCGGATCTATGTGGCCCTTGGCTATGGTTTTTTCCTGGAGTTGACACTGGCAGAAGCTCTCAAGTTCATTGATCGTAAGAGCAATCTTCTCACAGA GGGCTTAGAGAACTACAAGGCCTGCAGAATTTCCAAGAGAAGCCTCACCATtgacttcttcctccttcccctgacATTAAAAAGCCTGAATGCCTTTGAGTCACATGGCCCTTCTTTTCCCCCTTAG
- the UXT gene encoding protein UXT isoform X2, translated as MATPPKRRAVEATGEKVLRYEAFISDVLQRDLRKVLDHRDKVYEQLAKYLQLRNVIERLQEAKHSELYMQVDLGCNFFVDTVVPDTSRIYVALGYGFFLELTLAEALKFIDRKSNLLTELSDSLTKDSMNIKAHIHMLLEGLRELQGLQNFQEKPHH; from the exons ATGGCGACGCCCCCTAAACGGCGGGCTGTGGAGGCCACGGGGGAGAAAGTGCTCCGCTATGAGGCCTTTATCTCTGACGTGCTGCAGCGGGACCTCCG AAAAGTGCTGGACCATCGTGACAAGGTATATGAGCAGCTGGCCAAATACCTTCAACTGAGAAATGTCATTGAGCGACTCCAG GAAGCGAAGCACTCGGAGTTATATATGCAGGTGGATTTGGGCTGTAACTTCTTTGTTGACACAGTGGT CCCAGACACTTCCCGGATCTATGTGGCCCTTGGCTATGGTTTTTTCCTGGAGTTGACACTGGCAGAAGCTCTCAAGTTCATTGATCGTAAGAGCAATCTTCTCACAGA GCTCAGCGACAGCCTCACCAAGGACTCCATGAATATCAAGGCCCATATCCACATGTTGCTAGAG GGGCTTAGAGAACTACAAGGCCTGCAGAATTTCCAAGAGAAGCCTCACCATtga